One window of the Nicotiana tabacum cultivar K326 chromosome 4, ASM71507v2, whole genome shotgun sequence genome contains the following:
- the LOC107790333 gene encoding uncharacterized protein LOC107790333 isoform X1 — protein MGCFVSTPQDTGGNRRRPGNIGDVSVFVPGLRIPKPVDFSLAFGDNLSKTLVERLSALRTRIVVMAGQEAPTITRTRRKTATQHGGSTLGDLLQALEDYLPVLLGLVKDGSPLQHKVQFIWVNQEDDAEETAMFSAWYEVLSVLHLMATLSLSQANLLLLPRTSLDGYSPKVSEESRRSSVDVFLKAAGYLDCAVRNVLPQLPAEQRRNLPVDLAEGVLRALCLQALGQAVDIQLGLAIDSTKATLAVKRRLACEMVKYWQQAQDNIMNLPLSNGWGEKHRLFVKWKYIEAKASAYYYHGLILDEGNTEKSHGMAVAALQAADEYLKESKKACEGFNAAIPLSRNPPLWGTMKYLAEKIPKDTSSKVRINRDLYSYEKIMETAPTLPDFALALKPDEYQLPHVDASWDDETTGRNLNKLKG, from the exons ATGGGATGCTTTGTTTCGACGCCGCAAGATACTGGTGGGAATAGAAGACGGCCGGGAAACATTGGCGATGTGTCTGTATTTGTTCCTGGATTACGCATCCCTAAGCCGGTTGATTTCTCTCTCGCATTTGGTGATAACTTGTCGAAAACCCTGGTGGAGCGCCTTTCTGCTCTCAGAACCAGAATAGTTGTTATGGCAGGGCAAGAAGCTCCCACAATTACAAGGACAAGAAGGAAAACTGCTACTCAGCATG GAGGTTCAACCCTTGGAGATCTTTTGCAGGCTCTCGAAGACTATTTGCCTGTTCTCTTGGGGCTAGTTAAAGATG GGAGTCCATTACAACATAAAGTGCAGTTTATTTGGGTCAATCAAGAGGATGATGCAGAG GAAACTGCAATGTTTAGTGCTTGGTATGAAGTGCTGTCTGTTTTGCACTTGATGGCAACACTGTCGTTATCGCAAGCTAACTTGCTGCTTCTTCCTAGAACATCTCTCGATGGTTATTCACCAAAAGTATCTGAAG AGAGCAGGCGATCTTCTGTTGATGTTTTTCTAAAGGCTGCTGGATATCTCGATTGTGCGGTTCGAAACGTTCTTCCCCAGTTGCCTGCTGAACAAAG gagAAATCTGCCAGTAGACCTAGCTGAAGGAGTTCTGCGAGCATTGTGCCTCCAAGCATTAGGGCAG GCTGTTGATATTCAGCTTGGACTTGCAATTGACAGTACTAAAGCAACACTGGCTGTCAAAAGAAGGCTTGCATGCGAGATGGTAAAATACTGGCAGCAG GCTCAAGataacatcatgaaccttccgttATCAAATGGTTGGGGAGAAAAGCATAGGCTTTTCGTGAAGTGGAAATATATTGAAGCCAAG GCTTCAGCATACTATTATCATGGTCTAATCCTCGATGAAGGAAACACAGAAAAATCTCATGGAATGGCTGTAGCTGCCCTGCAAGCAGCAGATGAATATCTAAAAGAAAGTAAGAAGGCGTGTGAAGGTTTCAACGCAGCCATTCCTCTCTCCAG AAACCCTCCACTCTGGGGGACGATGAAGTATCTCGCCGAGAAAATTCCAAAGGATACTTCGAGCAAGGTGCGAATCAACAGGGACTTGTACTCTTATGAAAA GATCATGGAGACAGCCCCAACACTGCCAGATTTTGCATTGGCTCTCAAACCTGATGAATATCAGCTTCCTCATGTGGATGCATCTTGGGATGATGAAACTACAGGCAGGAACCTAAACAAGCTCAAAGGGTGA
- the LOC107790333 gene encoding uncharacterized protein LOC107790333 isoform X2: MGCFVSTPQDTGGNRRRPGNIGDVSVFVPGLRIPKPVDFSLAFGDNLSKTLVERLSALRTRIVVMAGQEAPTITRTRRKTATQHGGSTLGDLLQALEDYLPVLLGLVKDGSPLQHKVQFIWVNQEDDAEETAMFSAWYEVLSVLHLMATLSLSQANLLLLPRTSLDGYSPKVSEESRRSSVDVFLKAAGYLDCAVRNVLPQLPAEQRRNLPVDLAEGVLRALCLQALGQAVDIQLGLAIDSTKATLAVKRRLACEMVKYWQQAQDNIMNLPLSNGWGEKHRLFVKWKYIEAKASAYYYHGLILDEGNTEKSHGMAVAALQAADEYLKESKKACEGFNAAIPLSRIMETAPTLPDFALALKPDEYQLPHVDASWDDETTGRNLNKLKG, encoded by the exons ATGGGATGCTTTGTTTCGACGCCGCAAGATACTGGTGGGAATAGAAGACGGCCGGGAAACATTGGCGATGTGTCTGTATTTGTTCCTGGATTACGCATCCCTAAGCCGGTTGATTTCTCTCTCGCATTTGGTGATAACTTGTCGAAAACCCTGGTGGAGCGCCTTTCTGCTCTCAGAACCAGAATAGTTGTTATGGCAGGGCAAGAAGCTCCCACAATTACAAGGACAAGAAGGAAAACTGCTACTCAGCATG GAGGTTCAACCCTTGGAGATCTTTTGCAGGCTCTCGAAGACTATTTGCCTGTTCTCTTGGGGCTAGTTAAAGATG GGAGTCCATTACAACATAAAGTGCAGTTTATTTGGGTCAATCAAGAGGATGATGCAGAG GAAACTGCAATGTTTAGTGCTTGGTATGAAGTGCTGTCTGTTTTGCACTTGATGGCAACACTGTCGTTATCGCAAGCTAACTTGCTGCTTCTTCCTAGAACATCTCTCGATGGTTATTCACCAAAAGTATCTGAAG AGAGCAGGCGATCTTCTGTTGATGTTTTTCTAAAGGCTGCTGGATATCTCGATTGTGCGGTTCGAAACGTTCTTCCCCAGTTGCCTGCTGAACAAAG gagAAATCTGCCAGTAGACCTAGCTGAAGGAGTTCTGCGAGCATTGTGCCTCCAAGCATTAGGGCAG GCTGTTGATATTCAGCTTGGACTTGCAATTGACAGTACTAAAGCAACACTGGCTGTCAAAAGAAGGCTTGCATGCGAGATGGTAAAATACTGGCAGCAG GCTCAAGataacatcatgaaccttccgttATCAAATGGTTGGGGAGAAAAGCATAGGCTTTTCGTGAAGTGGAAATATATTGAAGCCAAG GCTTCAGCATACTATTATCATGGTCTAATCCTCGATGAAGGAAACACAGAAAAATCTCATGGAATGGCTGTAGCTGCCCTGCAAGCAGCAGATGAATATCTAAAAGAAAGTAAGAAGGCGTGTGAAGGTTTCAACGCAGCCATTCCTCTCTCCAG GATCATGGAGACAGCCCCAACACTGCCAGATTTTGCATTGGCTCTCAAACCTGATGAATATCAGCTTCCTCATGTGGATGCATCTTGGGATGATGAAACTACAGGCAGGAACCTAAACAAGCTCAAAGGGTGA
- the LOC107809566 gene encoding asparagine--tRNA ligase, chloroplastic/mitochondrial: MAGALSPATTLRLKPFCTVRFFTNYRKPIKILTPNFHSSFPLKLHTSSTPAPYLCRQRSFCSVVSAAISSGEAVEKSKFEQKKDIKTEQVREFKKRLSIADIKGGPDEGLDRLGETLVVRGWVRTVRAQSSVTFIDVNDGSCLSNMQCVMGSEAEGYDQVDNGSISTGASVCIEGTVVGSQGSKQKIELKVQKLVVVGKSDPSFPIQKKRVSREFLRTKAHLRPRTNTFGAVSRVRNALAYATHKFFQENGFVWVSSPIITASDCEGAGEQFRVTTLIPTSKECGDSPVNAIPTTESGSVDWSQDFFGKQAFLTVSGQLNGETYATALSDIYTFGPTFRAENSNTSRHLAEFWMIEPELAFADLDDDMACATAYLQYVVQYVLENCKEDMDFFNTWIEKGIINRLSDVVEKNFVQLTYTDAIELLLKATKKFDFPVKWGCDLQSEHERYITEEAFGGCPVIIRDYPKDIKAFYMRQNDDGKTVAAMDMLVPRVGELIGGSQREERLEYLEERLDNLNLNKESFWWYLDLRRYGSVPHAGFGLGFERLVQFATGIDNIRDAIPFPRTPGSAEF, translated from the exons ATGGCTGGTGCTCTGTCTCCAGCCACCACTCTCCGTCTTAAACCCTTCTGCACTGTACGGTTCTTCACTAATTACCGCAAACCCATTAAAATCTtaacccccaatttccactctTCGTTCCCTCTAAAGCTGCACACCAGCTCAACTCCAGCACCCTATTTGTGCCGTCAACGGAGCTTTTGCTCTGTAGTCTCCGCCGCTATTTCCTCCGGAGAAGCAgttgaaaaatccaaatttgagcAAAAAAAGGATATAAAAACTGAGCAAGTTAGGGAATTTAAAAAAAGGTTGAGCATTGCTGACATAAAGGGAGGGCCTGACGAAGGTTTGGACCGGCTGGGGGAGACTTTGGTGGTTAGAGGTTGGGTTCGCACGGTTAGGGCTCAGAGTAGCGTtacgtttattgat GTTAATGATGGTTCTTGTCTTTCAAATATGCAATGTGTTATGGGCTCTGAAGCTGAGGGTTATGATCAG GTAGATAATGGTTCAATTTCAACTGGTGCATCAGTATGTATAGAAGGTACTGTGGTCGGCAGTCAAGGATCAAAGCAGAAAATAGAGTTGAAGGTTCAGAAGCTTGTAGTG GTTGGTAAAAGCGATCCTTCTTTTCCTATCCAGAAGAAAAGGGTCAGCAGAGAATTTTTGAGGACGAAAGCTCATCTTCGCCCTCGAACTAATACTTTTGGTGCG GTTTCAAGGGTAAGAAATGCTTTGGCCTATGCTACACACAAGTTTTTCCAAGAAAATGGCTTTGTTTGGGTCTCAAGTCCAATAATCACTGCTTCTGATTGTGAAGGAGCTGGTGAGCAATTCCGTGTGACCACCTTG ATTCCAACCTCCAAAGAATGTGGAGATTCACCAGTTAATGCTATCCCTACTACCGAATCCGGTTCTGTTGACTGGTCGCAA GACTTCTTCGGGAAACAAGCTTTTTTAACCGTGTCCGGACAACTCAATGGCGAAACATATGCTACTGCTCTCTCCGAT ATCTATACTTTTGGCCCCACATTTAGAGCAGAAAATTCCAACACTTCCCGGCACTTAGCTGAGTTCTGG ATGATCGAACCAGAACTAGCTTTTGCGGACTTGGATGATGACATGGCCTGTGCTACTGCCTATCTCCAGTATGTA GTGCAATATGTGTTGGAGAATTGCAAAGAAGATATGGATTTTTTCAATACTTGGATTGAGAAAGGGATCATCAATAGACTAAGT GATGTTGTTGAGAAGAACTTTGTGCAGTTGACGTACACGGACGCCATTGAGCTTCTATTAAAAGCAACAAAGAAGTTCGATTTCCCA GTGAAATGGGGATGTGATTTGCAAAGTGAGCATGAACGATATATCACCGAGGAGGCTTTCGGTGGATGCCCTGTAATTATTAGAGACTATCCGAAG GACATTAAAGCATTTTACATGCGGCAGAATGATGATGGAAAGACTGTTGCAGCCATGGATATGTTGGTACCTCGG GTCGGGGAACTTATTGGTGGAAGTCAAAGGGAGGAACGCCTTGAATACCTAGAAGAGCGCTTGGATAACTTGAATCTCAACAAAGAAAGCTTTTGGTGGTATCTTGATCTGCGCCGTTATGGTTCAG TTCCTCATGCTGGATTTGGATTAGGCTTCGAAAGGCTCGTTCAATTTGCGACTGGAATAGACAACATAAGAGATGCAATACCTTTCCCTCGGACACCCGGCTCTGctgaattttga